The following coding sequences lie in one bacterium genomic window:
- a CDS encoding PKD domain-containing protein has product MTRFKNTKLTAGWALPVLMLSLLMACSTDSPTAPQQQPTTGGGGPSANWVLKVTVSPDLLRVNDQNPATVTVDVRRADNNLAPPSGTTIVVSTSLGEFDAPGSALTSLALGTVNGRAQVPLFPGAVTGVAVITAQLEASAGQTTIEVLEELPALVAAFSFQNTTDNLSIQFLNESSGRPDRFLWDFGDGNTSTEEHPAHIYALPGDYPVELTIFRGEEFAKSAEIVRAVQDVFITDVNPRQVRPGERLQIRGQGFDNAIRVLVNGLLSKLISKSSTLLVIDAPVNFAFPEEPCDSNGDGILDGFKLVPIPSPISITVEVSGNVGSDTVAVDLTILTPLGSGCVPTPGESGNLFITDISPNAGPASGGQSIAITGTGFSDSLRVFIGGGFATTLSVTPTRVVVVTPPGILATVPCNIDADPETGLVVADTLVDVVVELASGTSHTAPGGYTYLAPIGAPCNGD; this is encoded by the coding sequence ATGACCCGTTTCAAGAACACGAAGCTGACCGCCGGCTGGGCTTTGCCCGTCCTGATGCTGAGCCTGTTGATGGCGTGCTCGACGGATTCTCCGACGGCACCTCAGCAGCAGCCAACGACTGGCGGGGGAGGTCCCAGCGCCAATTGGGTGCTGAAGGTCACGGTTTCGCCCGACCTTCTGAGAGTCAACGACCAGAATCCGGCTACGGTGACCGTGGACGTACGCCGTGCCGACAACAACCTGGCACCTCCGAGCGGAACGACGATCGTCGTGTCGACCTCGCTGGGTGAGTTTGACGCGCCCGGGAGCGCCCTCACGTCCCTCGCCTTGGGAACGGTCAACGGGCGGGCGCAGGTGCCGCTCTTTCCCGGTGCAGTCACCGGCGTAGCGGTCATCACGGCACAGCTCGAGGCCTCCGCCGGCCAGACGACGATCGAGGTCCTCGAGGAACTGCCGGCCCTGGTGGCCGCGTTCTCGTTCCAGAACACCACCGACAATCTTTCGATTCAGTTTCTGAACGAATCCAGCGGCAGACCGGACCGCTTTCTCTGGGACTTCGGCGACGGTAATACGAGCACCGAAGAGCATCCGGCACACATCTACGCCCTGCCGGGGGACTACCCGGTGGAGCTGACGATTTTCCGGGGCGAGGAGTTTGCCAAGAGCGCCGAGATCGTACGAGCGGTCCAGGACGTCTTCATCACGGACGTGAACCCGAGACAGGTGAGGCCGGGCGAGCGTCTCCAAATCCGCGGCCAGGGTTTTGACAACGCTATTCGGGTTCTGGTCAATGGCCTCCTGTCGAAGCTCATTTCGAAGTCGTCGACACTCCTCGTGATCGATGCACCGGTCAACTTCGCGTTTCCAGAGGAGCCTTGCGACTCCAATGGGGACGGAATTTTGGACGGGTTCAAATTAGTTCCGATTCCGTCTCCGATAAGTATCACCGTCGAGGTCTCCGGCAACGTTGGGTCAGATACCGTGGCCGTTGATCTGACGATTCTTACTCCTCTGGGTAGCGGGTGCGTCCCGACGCCCGGAGAAAGCGGGAACCTTTTCATAACCGATATCTCGCCGAACGCCGGTCCGGCATCGGGAGGCCAGAGCATAGCGATCACCGGTACCGGATTCTCCGATTCGCTGCGTGTCTTCATCGGCGGTGGTTTCGCGACGACCCTATCCGTCACGCCGACTCGAGTTGTCGTGGTCACGCCTCCAGGGATTCTGGCGACCGTACCTTGCAACATCGACGCGGACCCAGAGACGGGCCTGGTGGTTGCCGACACCCTGGTCGACGTGGTCGTCGAGTTGGCGTCGGGGACCAGCCATACGGCACCCGGTGGCTACACCTACTTGGCTCCGATCGGAGCGCCCTGCAACGGGGACTAG
- a CDS encoding sodium-dependent transporter: MAVGTGNIWRFPRIVATNGGGSFLVAWLVFLLVWSIPLMIVEFAFGKKGRMGTVGAFRLFAGERAGWMGGWVALCAAAIAFYYSVVAGWCIRYFFASLVGELGSADPQAFWQSYAGTGQSFVTHALALALAVAVVWFGVRGIERVAKVLIPMLVLLVVILAVRAVTLPGAVAGLEFLFKPDWSALGDVNIWLQALTQNAWDTGAGWGLILTYAIYMRAREDVPLNAFLIGFGNNSMSLLAGIMVLCTVFALNPGARDEIVGAGNEGLTFIWMPQLFGQMPAGGLFMVLFFLALSFAALTSLISMIELITRVFIDAGFTRRKALVIVGLMALWFGAPSALSLDFLHNQDWVWGVGLMVSGFLFAFAARRFGVEKLRTEVVNAEGCDLRIGRWWSFLISVVVPVEAVLLMLWWLWEAKGWDPEGWLNPFGAATVGTVLVQFAVALVGLILLDRWLVARRVEAQRS; the protein is encoded by the coding sequence ATGGCCGTGGGGACCGGCAACATCTGGCGGTTTCCAAGGATCGTCGCGACCAACGGTGGCGGCAGCTTCCTGGTCGCCTGGTTGGTGTTTCTTCTTGTCTGGTCGATTCCGCTCATGATCGTCGAGTTTGCCTTCGGCAAGAAGGGACGAATGGGCACCGTCGGCGCCTTTCGCCTGTTCGCCGGCGAGCGCGCCGGCTGGATGGGAGGCTGGGTAGCGCTTTGCGCGGCGGCCATCGCTTTCTACTACTCGGTAGTCGCGGGGTGGTGCATTCGGTACTTCTTCGCGTCACTCGTCGGGGAGCTCGGTAGCGCCGATCCTCAGGCGTTCTGGCAGTCCTACGCCGGCACCGGCCAGTCGTTCGTCACCCACGCTCTGGCTCTGGCGCTTGCCGTCGCCGTGGTCTGGTTCGGGGTGCGCGGAATCGAGCGGGTGGCGAAGGTGCTGATTCCCATGCTGGTTCTTCTGGTCGTCATTCTGGCCGTCAGGGCGGTCACTCTGCCCGGCGCCGTCGCCGGCCTCGAGTTCCTGTTCAAACCCGATTGGAGCGCGCTCGGAGACGTCAACATCTGGCTCCAGGCCCTGACCCAGAACGCTTGGGATACCGGCGCTGGCTGGGGCTTGATCCTCACCTACGCCATCTATATGCGGGCGCGCGAAGACGTTCCGTTGAACGCTTTCCTGATCGGTTTCGGCAACAACTCCATGTCGCTCTTGGCGGGGATCATGGTCCTGTGTACGGTCTTCGCGCTCAACCCCGGCGCCCGGGATGAGATCGTCGGAGCGGGGAATGAGGGCCTGACCTTCATCTGGATGCCGCAGCTCTTCGGGCAGATGCCCGCCGGTGGATTGTTCATGGTTCTGTTCTTCCTGGCGCTTTCGTTTGCGGCACTCACGAGCCTGATCTCCATGATCGAGCTGATCACGAGGGTCTTTATCGACGCCGGTTTCACTCGCCGCAAGGCCCTGGTCATCGTCGGCCTGATGGCGCTCTGGTTCGGAGCCCCTTCGGCCCTGTCACTCGACTTTCTCCACAATCAGGACTGGGTGTGGGGAGTCGGCCTCATGGTGTCGGGGTTTCTCTTTGCCTTCGCGGCACGCAGGTTCGGCGTCGAGAAGCTGCGAACCGAGGTCGTCAACGCCGAGGGTTGCGACCTGCGCATCGGTCGTTGGTGGAGTTTCTTGATTTCGGTCGTGGTTCCGGTGGAGGCTGTCCTCCTGATGCTCTGGTGGCTGTGGGAAGCCAAGGGCTGGGATCCCGAGGGGTGGCTGAATCCATTCGGTGCGGCGACGGTCGGCACCGTGCTGGTACAGTTCGCTGTCGCTCTGGTGGGACTGATTCTGCTGGACCGTTGGCTGGTTGCCCGACGGGTCGAGGCGCAAAGGTCGTAG
- the accC gene encoding acetyl-CoA carboxylase biotin carboxylase subunit — protein MFKKILIANRGEIALRIIQACRELGIRTVAVFSTADRDSLHVTYADEDVCIGPAASTQSYLNISAIISAAEITGAEAVHPGYGFLAENASFADALRECNIKWIGPSPDSIRLMGDKSRARKTALEANIPVLPGSQEPLSTAAEARAVASRVGYPVILKASAGGGGRGMRIVQGPEELEQQLQTASEEAAVSFGDGSIYLEKYLLEPRHIEFQVLGDRYGNAVELGERECSIQRRHQKLLEEAPSPALTPELRLSMAEAAVRLARHVGYENAGTIEFLLDRTGSFYFMEMNTRIQVEHPVTEMVTGVDLVKEQLRLAWGEKLRIPSGLQARGHAIECRINAEHPETFRPSPGVVTTFHPPGGPGVRVDTHVYEDYVIPPFYDSLVAKLIVHGTDRHEAIRRMERALEFFVIEGVDTSIPLHREILRDDRFRRGDVSTRFMERFRPQRPKPTGVGA, from the coding sequence ATGTTCAAGAAAATACTGATCGCCAATCGGGGCGAGATCGCGCTTCGGATCATTCAAGCCTGTCGCGAGCTGGGCATTCGCACGGTGGCGGTGTTCAGCACCGCCGACCGCGACAGTCTGCACGTTACCTATGCCGATGAGGATGTCTGCATCGGCCCCGCAGCGTCGACACAGAGCTATCTGAATATCTCGGCTATTATCTCGGCCGCCGAGATCACGGGCGCGGAGGCGGTGCATCCGGGCTACGGGTTTCTGGCCGAGAACGCGAGCTTTGCCGACGCCCTTCGCGAATGCAATATCAAGTGGATCGGTCCGAGCCCGGACAGCATTCGCTTGATGGGCGATAAGTCCCGAGCCAGAAAGACGGCCCTCGAAGCCAATATCCCGGTACTCCCGGGCAGCCAAGAGCCCCTGTCGACTGCCGCCGAGGCCCGTGCGGTTGCTTCCCGGGTCGGGTATCCGGTGATTCTCAAGGCTTCCGCCGGTGGCGGCGGACGTGGCATGCGGATCGTGCAGGGACCGGAAGAGCTCGAGCAGCAGCTTCAAACCGCGAGCGAGGAAGCCGCGGTCTCCTTCGGAGACGGCTCGATCTACCTCGAGAAGTACCTCCTGGAGCCCCGGCACATCGAATTCCAGGTTCTGGGAGATCGTTATGGCAATGCCGTCGAGCTTGGCGAGCGCGAATGCTCGATCCAGAGGCGTCACCAGAAGCTTCTCGAGGAAGCTCCGTCCCCGGCGCTGACACCCGAGCTGCGGCTTAGCATGGCGGAGGCCGCGGTGCGGCTGGCTCGGCACGTCGGCTACGAGAACGCGGGCACCATCGAGTTCTTGCTCGACCGCACCGGAAGTTTCTATTTCATGGAGATGAACACGCGGATCCAGGTCGAGCATCCCGTGACCGAGATGGTTACTGGCGTCGATCTGGTCAAAGAACAGTTGCGGCTGGCTTGGGGCGAGAAGCTGCGTATCCCGAGCGGCCTGCAGGCCCGCGGTCACGCGATCGAGTGCCGGATCAACGCCGAGCATCCCGAGACGTTCAGACCGTCGCCGGGCGTGGTGACGACCTTCCATCCACCCGGTGGCCCTGGGGTTCGGGTCGATACCCATGTCTATGAGGACTATGTGATTCCGCCGTTCTATGACTCCCTGGTGGCGAAGCTGATCGTGCACGGCACCGATCGGCACGAGGCCATCCGACGCATGGAACGGGCTCTCGAGTTCTTCGTCATCGAGGGCGTAGACACGAGTATCCCTCTACACCGCGAGATTCTCCGAGACGACCGCTTCCGGAGGGGCGATGTTTCGACGCGCTTCATGGAGCGTTTTCGCCCGCAGAGACCCAAGCCGACGGGGGTGGGGGCATAG
- the thiE gene encoding thiamine phosphate synthase, with the protein MLKDPGAVAAAGRRIPRIYALADQESLGGLTLVEAVKSMTGEGVRWIQIRAKRSFDDELAADLEGCCRAVEGSEVELWVNDRPDLARLFPVHGVHLGQDDLEPEAARRVVGPERMIGRSTHNEDQVSEADADGAVDVIAIGPVFSTTGKRDPENVVGLEGVRRARHLTRKPLVAIGGINEHRLGDVLAAGADSVAMLGAVCRGDIGANCRRLVALAEGSS; encoded by the coding sequence TTGCTGAAAGACCCCGGCGCGGTGGCAGCCGCAGGTCGTCGGATTCCGAGGATCTACGCGCTCGCGGACCAGGAAAGCCTGGGCGGGCTAACCTTGGTCGAAGCCGTGAAGAGCATGACCGGCGAAGGCGTGCGCTGGATCCAGATTCGAGCCAAGCGTTCTTTCGACGACGAGCTCGCCGCAGATCTGGAAGGGTGCTGCCGTGCAGTCGAAGGTTCCGAGGTGGAGCTCTGGGTCAACGACCGACCCGATCTGGCTCGGCTCTTTCCGGTTCACGGCGTCCACCTCGGCCAGGACGACCTCGAGCCAGAGGCCGCGCGCCGGGTTGTGGGTCCGGAGAGGATGATCGGGCGGTCGACCCACAACGAGGACCAGGTCAGCGAGGCGGACGCCGACGGCGCGGTCGACGTCATTGCCATCGGCCCGGTCTTCAGCACCACCGGAAAACGGGACCCGGAGAATGTCGTAGGTCTCGAAGGCGTCCGTCGGGCGCGGCACCTGACCCGTAAACCGCTCGTGGCGATCGGGGGAATCAACGAGCACCGCCTTGGCGACGTGCTGGCAGCCGGAGCCGACTCGGTGGCGATGCTCGGAGCGGTCTGTCGTGGAGATATCGGCGCCAACTGCCGCCGACTCGTGGCACTTGCCGAGGGAAGCAGTTGA
- a CDS encoding shikimate kinase produces the protein MAKLMNREFVDLDRTVKTEAKMAIADIFSERGEEAFRSLETAALGSVAGREQDLVVATGGGTATRVANVELMRSTGTSVWLDAPFEEILNRLDGIGRTQRPLFGSVAEARRLYEARRDAYAAADLRIDVAADASPEETAKRLQRILSAGEPANRFQTGRK, from the coding sequence TTGGCGAAGCTGATGAACAGGGAGTTTGTGGATCTGGATCGTACGGTCAAAACCGAGGCGAAGATGGCGATCGCCGACATCTTTTCGGAGCGAGGCGAGGAGGCCTTTCGAAGCCTCGAGACCGCGGCCCTCGGCTCGGTCGCGGGTCGCGAGCAAGATCTGGTGGTCGCGACCGGTGGCGGCACCGCGACCCGAGTTGCGAACGTTGAGCTCATGCGCTCGACGGGCACCAGCGTCTGGCTCGATGCGCCCTTTGAAGAGATTCTGAACAGACTGGATGGGATCGGCAGGACCCAGCGCCCACTCTTCGGTTCGGTGGCAGAGGCTCGACGGTTGTACGAGGCTCGGCGTGACGCCTATGCCGCTGCCGATCTGAGAATCGACGTCGCGGCGGACGCGAGTCCGGAGGAGACCGCGAAACGCCTCCAACGGATTCTCTCGGCGGGCGAGCCCGCGAACCGGTTCCAGACGGGTCGCAAATGA
- the accB gene encoding acetyl-CoA carboxylase biotin carboxyl carrier protein: MTFEQIKALIDIVCQKGLHELEVERSDFRVKIVGRPAGAPLSVTAAAPQLQATPVPAAASEAVAPVAATGVEEPSGHRITSPIVGTFYEAPSPESDPYVRVGDRVKVGQVLCIVEAMKLMNEIESDVDGEILEIFPSNAQPVEFGEPLFVIRVSS, encoded by the coding sequence TTGACGTTCGAGCAAATCAAGGCATTAATCGACATTGTCTGCCAGAAGGGACTGCATGAGCTCGAGGTGGAGCGATCAGACTTTCGGGTCAAGATCGTCGGTCGTCCGGCCGGTGCTCCGCTATCGGTGACGGCGGCCGCACCACAGCTTCAGGCGACACCCGTGCCCGCCGCGGCGAGCGAAGCCGTCGCTCCGGTGGCGGCGACAGGGGTGGAAGAGCCATCGGGCCATCGCATCACCTCGCCGATCGTGGGGACGTTCTACGAGGCCCCGAGCCCGGAATCCGATCCTTACGTTCGAGTCGGCGATCGAGTCAAGGTGGGTCAGGTGCTCTGTATCGTGGAAGCCATGAAGTTGATGAACGAGATCGAGTCCGACGTCGACGGTGAGATTCTGGAGATCTTTCCCTCGAACGCGCAACCGGTCGAGTTCGGAGAGCCACTCTTCGTGATTCGCGTGAGTTCGTGA
- a CDS encoding metallophosphoesterase family protein: protein MNYLILTDIHGNAEALEAVLEDSADQSIESVLVLGDLVGYGAEPNEVIERLLGLPQPTVIIRGNHDRVVAMPLHDTHFNVVARLAVRWTTDQLTEKNLEYLRELPRGPMEIAPGLFICHGSPLDEDEYVISLEDAAVIFAAHRGLLTFFGHTHIPSCFSAEEGRLASLALEGDGVTIQLEPGTRYLANPGSVGQPRDRDPRTAYFIYDSVSEQIHWRRCDYAIEDAQRRILKAGLPEVLAHRLAIGI from the coding sequence ATGAACTACCTGATTCTCACCGACATCCACGGCAACGCGGAAGCTCTCGAAGCCGTCTTGGAGGACAGCGCGGACCAATCGATCGAATCGGTTCTGGTGCTCGGTGATCTGGTTGGCTACGGCGCGGAGCCCAACGAGGTGATCGAACGACTTCTCGGCCTCCCGCAGCCGACGGTGATCATTCGCGGCAATCACGACAGAGTCGTCGCGATGCCGCTTCATGACACCCACTTCAACGTCGTGGCTCGCCTGGCGGTGCGTTGGACGACAGACCAGCTGACCGAGAAGAACCTCGAGTACCTCAGAGAGCTACCGCGCGGACCGATGGAGATTGCCCCCGGCTTGTTCATCTGTCACGGCTCGCCGCTGGACGAGGACGAGTATGTGATCAGCCTCGAGGACGCCGCGGTCATCTTCGCCGCGCATCGCGGCCTGCTCACGTTTTTCGGGCATACCCATATCCCCAGCTGCTTTTCGGCCGAGGAAGGGCGACTTGCGTCACTTGCCCTCGAAGGCGACGGTGTGACGATTCAGCTCGAGCCGGGTACGCGCTACCTGGCGAATCCAGGCTCCGTCGGGCAGCCGCGCGATCGAGACCCACGGACCGCGTACTTCATCTACGATTCGGTGAGCGAGCAGATTCACTGGCGTCGCTGTGACTACGCCATCGAGGATGCGCAACGGCGGATTCTGAAGGCTGGGCTGCCCGAGGTTCTGGCTCATCGGCTGGCGATCGGGATCTAG
- a CDS encoding tetratricopeptide repeat protein, translating into MTAETSHSLEDLERRWQVDKTPQVGLRLAEEHRKKGDLSASIDVLATGLEVYPDHTASRVALSRYLVDSERFADAVLHLERIVKLDPTHLVANKLLVGAYTGIGRFAEARDKLDIYEMMGEGDADIERLRALLEAAERGDELPVAEPEDALPPPSDDWLGKGEELAVAEPVSPLSSVSPPSPVSETEIGAQTAPDDFESDEPFGTAWTARGPAGYWQAVAEEGIFTLEAAGQLESELVEPSEYDLPGAGEPSPAAGAESTVTMGSLYLEQGHYQEAAAVFEDVLAREPYNEVAQRGLEAALEGETPAARDAGDEEEESTADRLERLRSVLIAYRAQLRKAVEAGV; encoded by the coding sequence GTGACAGCCGAAACTTCCCATTCGCTCGAGGACCTCGAGCGCCGCTGGCAAGTCGACAAGACACCGCAGGTAGGACTTCGGCTGGCCGAGGAGCACCGAAAGAAAGGTGATCTCTCGGCTTCGATCGACGTGCTCGCCACCGGGCTGGAGGTCTATCCCGACCACACCGCGTCGCGCGTCGCCCTGAGTCGCTATCTCGTCGACAGCGAGCGCTTCGCCGACGCCGTGCTCCATCTCGAGCGGATCGTCAAACTGGATCCGACCCACCTGGTTGCCAACAAGCTCCTGGTCGGGGCCTACACCGGCATCGGCAGGTTCGCCGAGGCGCGCGACAAGCTGGACATCTACGAGATGATGGGCGAGGGGGATGCCGACATCGAGCGGCTGCGCGCCCTTTTGGAGGCCGCGGAGCGCGGCGACGAGCTTCCTGTCGCCGAGCCGGAGGACGCCTTGCCTCCGCCGAGTGATGACTGGCTCGGAAAGGGCGAGGAGCTTGCTGTCGCCGAGCCGGTTTCGCCACTTTCATCGGTTTCACCGCCTTCACCGGTTTCAGAAACCGAGATCGGCGCGCAAACAGCCCCGGACGATTTCGAGAGCGATGAGCCCTTTGGCACGGCGTGGACGGCGCGAGGTCCAGCGGGCTACTGGCAGGCGGTCGCAGAAGAGGGCATCTTTACCCTGGAGGCAGCCGGGCAGCTCGAAAGTGAGCTGGTCGAGCCCTCTGAGTACGATCTGCCGGGAGCCGGGGAGCCGTCCCCGGCCGCCGGCGCGGAGTCGACCGTGACGATGGGAAGCCTCTATCTCGAGCAGGGGCATTATCAGGAAGCCGCCGCGGTCTTCGAAGATGTTCTCGCTCGCGAGCCCTACAACGAGGTGGCCCAACGCGGGCTCGAAGCCGCGCTCGAGGGGGAAACGCCTGCCGCTCGTGACGCCGGCGACGAGGAAGAAGAATCGACCGCCGACAGGTTGGAACGCCTCAGGTCGGTGCTGATCGCCTACCGCGCGCAGCTACGAAAAGCGGTTGAAGCAGGCGTTTGA
- a CDS encoding thioredoxin family protein, with protein MGEFAPVVAGAVVAGLLLGACASGGKTSRSESPEPEPIVGPTTQAEILAEMPEWVGDLVRAEPDEVWSRRLAEPVDDAEVVVFFGTWCSDSRRELTRLWRAVEMAGGDLGFPIRYVGVDRTKSEPEDLLEGKEILYVPTLIVVKSGIESGRIVESAPEAIEKDLVALLTGEADGWLSGRDDLDGSGAAATP; from the coding sequence ATGGGTGAGTTTGCGCCGGTTGTAGCCGGCGCTGTAGTCGCTGGTCTCTTGCTCGGCGCGTGCGCTTCCGGTGGCAAGACCAGCCGGTCCGAGAGCCCGGAGCCGGAGCCCATTGTCGGCCCCACGACGCAGGCCGAGATTCTGGCCGAGATGCCGGAGTGGGTCGGTGACCTGGTGCGGGCGGAGCCTGATGAGGTCTGGTCCCGGCGGTTGGCTGAGCCGGTCGACGACGCCGAGGTCGTCGTCTTCTTCGGGACCTGGTGCTCGGACAGTCGCCGCGAGCTGACCCGGCTCTGGCGGGCGGTGGAAATGGCTGGCGGAGATCTCGGGTTTCCGATCCGATATGTCGGCGTGGACCGAACCAAGAGCGAGCCCGAAGACCTTCTCGAGGGTAAGGAGATCCTCTATGTCCCGACGCTGATCGTAGTCAAGAGCGGAATCGAGTCGGGGCGAATCGTGGAAAGCGCCCCGGAGGCCATCGAGAAGGATCTCGTGGCACTCCTCACCGGCGAGGCGGACGGATGGCTGTCGGGCCGCGACGACCTCGATGGCTCCGGTGCCGCCGCCACGCCATGA
- a CDS encoding PKD domain-containing protein: protein MRTGTRLLAALLLLTSWASCDRPTPVAPAESALTITANPTRIAVDGEAIITVLARKSDGTAVNPGTEINFATTLGTIDTVVATDDRGIAEATLRGDLRIGMATVTADSGAAGTATIEIQIGALASFIDFTATPETINKDLPPGGEKIKLKAIVRDDLNNVIRGIAVAFEADIGTLESGGSVTNNNGVVKDTLTVKSVAGITDGVFEITARAAGDDGSEISEIVEITVTGFAFNITLTVQPTSIPAAGGVIQLSALVRDDEFEAAVGEQVNFITEAGNLDSGGGLVTTDAGGQASDTLRVTQADLAALPATAISFNVSAEVGGGGGVLVDSGPVPIRIQPDPPIADFGVSTVGLTATFSNTTLGDPPFTFVWDFGDGDSTTATTTAPVSHSYEFAGTYFVTLTAINDGGDDSITKEVTVEDPIAPTPQLSIAVSYDESESLIADPGGDIAAGDTLRFDIVVNNSGDVDLSAVTVASNLTPAPTCLPTVPVMLLQPAESIVCEQDYVVTTADVTSKDVTNLVQADSPDTTQVADTVTVTIP, encoded by the coding sequence ATGAGGACCGGAACCCGCCTACTTGCCGCTCTGTTGCTTCTGACCAGCTGGGCTTCGTGCGACCGGCCGACGCCGGTGGCGCCGGCCGAGTCGGCGCTCACGATCACCGCGAATCCCACGCGGATCGCGGTCGACGGCGAGGCGATTATCACGGTCTTGGCCCGAAAATCGGACGGCACCGCCGTCAACCCGGGCACCGAGATCAACTTCGCGACGACCCTGGGCACGATCGACACCGTGGTGGCGACCGACGACCGTGGGATCGCCGAGGCGACGCTGCGCGGCGACCTTCGGATCGGCATGGCCACGGTCACCGCCGATTCCGGCGCGGCGGGAACCGCGACCATCGAGATTCAGATCGGCGCATTGGCGAGCTTCATCGACTTTACCGCGACCCCGGAGACCATCAACAAGGACCTGCCGCCCGGGGGCGAGAAGATCAAGCTCAAGGCGATCGTCCGCGACGATCTCAACAACGTGATTCGCGGTATTGCGGTGGCTTTTGAGGCCGACATCGGGACGCTCGAGTCCGGGGGCTCGGTCACCAACAACAACGGTGTCGTGAAAGACACCCTGACCGTCAAGAGCGTGGCCGGTATTACCGATGGCGTTTTCGAGATCACGGCTCGCGCCGCCGGAGACGACGGCTCTGAGATCAGTGAGATCGTCGAGATCACGGTGACCGGGTTCGCCTTCAACATCACGCTCACGGTGCAGCCCACGAGCATTCCGGCCGCCGGCGGCGTGATTCAGCTCTCGGCCTTGGTGCGCGACGACGAGTTTGAAGCCGCCGTTGGCGAACAGGTCAACTTCATCACCGAGGCAGGGAACCTGGACTCGGGCGGAGGACTCGTGACCACCGACGCGGGCGGTCAGGCCTCCGATACCCTCAGAGTGACCCAGGCAGATTTGGCGGCCCTACCGGCGACGGCCATTTCCTTCAACGTGTCGGCCGAGGTGGGTGGCGGCGGAGGGGTCTTGGTCGATTCCGGTCCGGTGCCGATTCGAATCCAGCCGGATCCGCCGATCGCGGACTTCGGCGTTTCGACGGTTGGCCTCACGGCCACCTTCTCCAACACGACTCTGGGCGACCCCCCGTTCACGTTCGTGTGGGATTTCGGCGACGGGGACTCCACCACCGCGACGACCACGGCGCCCGTGTCCCATTCCTACGAGTTCGCAGGGACTTATTTCGTGACCTTGACGGCGATCAATGACGGCGGTGACGACAGCATCACCAAGGAGGTCACCGTCGAAGATCCCATCGCGCCGACGCCGCAGCTGAGCATTGCCGTTTCGTACGACGAAAGCGAAAGCCTGATCGCCGATCCTGGAGGTGACATCGCCGCGGGCGACACCCTGCGCTTCGATATCGTCGTGAACAACAGCGGCGACGTGGACCTTTCGGCCGTGACGGTGGCATCCAACCTGACTCCGGCACCCACTTGTTTGCCGACGGTTCCCGTTATGCTGCTGCAGCCGGCAGAGTCGATTGTCTGCGAACAGGACTACGTGGTTACCACTGCCGACGTCACTTCGAAAGACGTCACGAACCTCGTTCAGGCCGACAGCCCCGATACCACGCAGGTGGCGGATACGGTGACGGTCACGATCCCCTAG